From Lolium perenne isolate Kyuss_39 chromosome 5, Kyuss_2.0, whole genome shotgun sequence, a single genomic window includes:
- the LOC139831767 gene encoding uncharacterized protein, protein MSECRNALVTYCIRAERTFEVDKSDRVRYRVHCPTEDCPWRMHASKMRNSTNVQVKVNPFRHTCLESTLRKETISRAKSRWVAEEVKRWVTEDHQVGTKELQKKLKEKFKIEGEVEKTSPGSIVDIDHHTVEYTLREMTMTKECFRRVFVCFEACRRGFLEGCRPYLAIDATFLTGRFKGQLVAACAVDGHNFVFPVAYGVIEAESEESWTWFLQNLRRAIAHPNGLVIHTDACKGLEVAVDNVFPGVEYRECMRHLAANFGKKFKGKAYADNLWPASLTCSVKKHNYHMRQLYKNDKVKEYLETHHSKLWARSQFSEVSKVDYVHNNLAESFNSTIRKLKGLYLADLLDKIRVEYVQKFLVRAGIAEAKFMGHIIIPSVMNELKQKTRGLEMDMTRCSATTAEVKQPQNDQIDDPIDDPIDEPQNYQNDDPIDNGNDDPIDDPIEEKIEAPNVGVQPSVVVSSTWFEQSCGSEL, encoded by the exons ATGAGTGAGTGTAGAAATGCACTTGTGACATACTGCATCAGGGCAGAGCGTACATTTGAAGTTGACAAGAGCGACAGAGTACGTTACAGAGTGCACTGTCCgactgaagattgtccatggaggATGCACGCGTCTAAAATGCGAAATAGCACGAATGTTCAAGTCAAAGTGAACCCTTTTAGGCACACATGCCTGGAATCAACCCTGAGGAAGGAAACAATCAGTAGAGCCAAGTCAAGATGGGTGGCTGAAGAAGTAAAACGGTGGGTGACAGAAGACCATCAAGTGGGTACAAAGGAGttgcagaagaagctcaaagaAAAGTTCAAGATAGAG GGTGAAGTGGAGAAGACCAGCCCAGGTAGTATTGTAGATATTGATCACCACACTGTGGAGTACACGTTGAGGGAAATGACAATGACCAAAGAGTGCTTTAGAAGGGTTTTTGTCTGCTTTGAGGCTTGTCGCCGGGGTTTTTTGGAAGGCTGCAGGCCCTATTTGGCTATTGATGCTACTTTTCTCACAGGGAGGTTTAAAGGACAGTTAGTAGCAGCTTGTGCAGTTGATGGACACAATTTTGTATTTCCAGTTGCTTATGGCGTGATAGAGGCAGAGTCTGAGGAGAGCTGGACTTGGTTTTTGCAGAATCTGCGCCGGGCTATTGCACATCCCAATGGGTTGGTAATTCATACAGATGCTTGCAAGGGTTTAGAAGTAGCCGTGGACAATGTGTTCCCTGGAGTAGAGTATAGGGAATGCATGCGTCACCTTGCTGCAAATTTTGGGAAGAAATTCAAAGGAAAGGCATATGCCGACAATTTATGGCCAGCATCTTTGACTTGCAGTGTGAAGAAGCACAACTATCACATGAGGCAGTTATACAAAAATGACAAAGTGAAGGAATACTTGGAAACACACCACTCCAAGTTATGGGCCAGAAGCCAATTCAGTGAAGTGAGCAAAGTTGACTATGTGCATAATAATCTTGCAGAGTCTTTCAACTCAACGATCCGAAAACTAAAGGGTCTTTATTTGGCGGATTTGCTTGACAAGATAAGGGTAGAATACGTGCAAAAATTTCTTGTTCGAGCAGGAATAGCCGAGGCAAAATTCATGGGACACATTATAATCCCTTCCGTGATGAATGAATTGAAGCAGAAAACAAGAGGCTTGGAAATGGACATGACTCGTTGCTCAGCTACGACGGCAGAG GTCAAGCAG ccacaaaatgatcaaattgatgaTCCAATTGATGATCCGATTGATGAGCCACAAAATTATCAAAATGATGATCCAATTGATAATGGAAATGATGATCCAATTGATGAtccaattgaggagaaaattgagGCTCCAAATGTTGGTGTCCAACCTTCTGTGGTTGTGAGTTCTACTTG GTTCGAACAAAGTTGTGGCAGTGAGCTCTGA